The Methanoregula boonei 6A8 genome has a window encoding:
- a CDS encoding universal stress protein — MFTNILVAIDGSKASDQAIERAVDEAKLWNARLHAVYVVETGLFTSLPSDNTVELMYRALETEGNAVLEKAKKIAAKNGVTLTPHLKQGHAGSEILALAAKEKADLIVSGSHGKSRTDSILLGSVSTYITTHSPVTTMVVRS; from the coding sequence ATGTTTACTAACATACTTGTTGCCATCGATGGTTCAAAGGCAAGCGATCAGGCTATCGAACGGGCTGTCGACGAAGCAAAATTATGGAACGCACGGCTTCATGCAGTATACGTGGTAGAAACGGGCCTTTTTACATCACTCCCCTCAGACAATACCGTAGAACTCATGTACCGTGCGCTTGAAACCGAGGGGAATGCAGTCCTTGAAAAAGCAAAAAAAATCGCAGCAAAAAATGGTGTAACTCTTACTCCGCACTTAAAGCAGGGACACGCCGGGAGCGAGATTCTGGCTCTGGCCGCAAAAGAGAAGGCCGACCTTATCGTTTCTGGTTCCCACGGTAAGAGCAGGACCGACAGCATTCTCTTAGGAAGCGTCAGCACCTATATTACTACACACAGCCCGGTCACGACCATGGTGGTGAGATCATAA
- a CDS encoding beta-CASP ribonuclease aCPSF1, with translation MLIEDRLKELRDKINERVPSGIRVTEVEFEGPELVIYTDDPKRFADEADLIRVLARDLRKRIVVRPTILEDPEKAANEIRAVVPDSSGITDIFFDADTGEVLIEAEKPGVVIGKNGITLREITKHIGWTPKVVRTPPIESSTVKQVRQYLRSVNEERKTFLRTIGRRIHRDIPGRDETNKDAPRKDQWVRVTTLGCCREVGRAAFLLTTPDSRVLIDCGEKPDNAGGTPYLYVPEIHPLAQLDAVVLTHAHLDHCALIPLLYKYGYEGPVYSTPPTRDLSAMLQLDYLDVINKEDRKIPYSSNEVKTYIRHSITLNYGSVTDIAPDIKLTFHNAGHILGSAIAHFHIGDGLYNIAFTGDFNYSKSRLFNPAINQFPRLEALFMESTYGGSNDFQPARSDAELKLYETINKVLSRGGKVIIPAFAVGRSQEVMLALEEGMRLGKIPHVKIYLDGMIREATAIHTTYPEYLNNDLRNLIFREGMNPFLAECFQQVDSSELREKVINGDPCVIISTSGMLNGGPVMEYLLNLAEDEKNALVFVGYQADGTQGRRIQKGWREVPLGRKGTITINLEIDTIDGFSGHSDRRQLMNYIGQIQPRPEKIFCIHGDENNTIDLASSIYKRYHIQTHSPMNLETYRMV, from the coding sequence ATGTTGATTGAAGATCGGTTAAAAGAGCTCAGGGATAAGATCAACGAGCGGGTGCCTTCGGGAATCCGGGTCACCGAGGTTGAATTTGAAGGGCCCGAACTTGTGATCTACACGGATGATCCCAAACGGTTTGCCGATGAAGCCGACCTGATCCGGGTCCTGGCACGCGATCTGCGCAAGCGGATCGTTGTCCGTCCCACTATCCTTGAGGATCCTGAGAAAGCGGCAAACGAGATCCGGGCGGTTGTACCGGATTCCTCAGGTATCACGGATATTTTCTTTGACGCGGATACCGGGGAAGTTCTTATCGAGGCAGAAAAACCCGGTGTAGTTATCGGGAAAAACGGGATCACGCTGCGCGAGATCACCAAGCATATAGGCTGGACGCCAAAAGTGGTCCGCACCCCGCCAATTGAAAGTTCCACGGTCAAGCAGGTCCGGCAGTACCTGCGCTCGGTCAACGAGGAACGGAAAACGTTTTTGCGTACCATCGGGCGCCGGATCCACCGCGATATCCCGGGCCGGGACGAAACCAACAAGGATGCACCAAGGAAAGACCAGTGGGTCCGGGTCACGACCCTTGGCTGCTGCCGTGAAGTAGGCCGGGCAGCCTTCCTCTTAACCACCCCTGACAGCCGTGTGCTCATCGACTGCGGGGAAAAACCGGACAATGCCGGCGGGACCCCATACCTCTATGTCCCCGAGATCCACCCCCTCGCCCAGCTCGATGCCGTGGTCCTTACCCATGCCCACCTCGATCACTGTGCACTCATACCCCTCCTGTACAAATACGGGTACGAGGGCCCGGTATATTCCACCCCGCCAACCCGGGATCTCTCGGCGATGCTCCAGCTGGATTACCTGGATGTCATCAACAAGGAGGATCGCAAGATCCCCTACAGTTCAAATGAGGTCAAGACCTACATCCGGCACTCGATTACCCTCAATTACGGCAGCGTGACCGATATCGCCCCTGACATCAAGCTCACCTTCCATAATGCAGGCCATATCCTTGGCTCCGCCATCGCACATTTCCACATCGGAGACGGGCTGTACAACATCGCATTTACCGGGGACTTCAACTACAGCAAAAGCAGGCTTTTTAACCCGGCCATTAACCAGTTCCCGCGCCTCGAAGCCCTCTTCATGGAGAGCACCTATGGCGGTTCCAATGATTTCCAGCCGGCACGCTCGGACGCAGAATTGAAGCTCTACGAGACAATCAACAAGGTACTCTCGCGGGGCGGCAAAGTGATCATTCCAGCATTTGCCGTGGGCAGGTCACAGGAAGTCATGCTTGCCCTTGAAGAGGGGATGCGTCTTGGAAAAATCCCGCATGTCAAGATCTACCTCGACGGCATGATCCGCGAGGCAACAGCCATCCATACTACCTACCCGGAGTACCTCAACAATGACCTCCGGAACCTGATATTCCGGGAGGGGATGAACCCCTTCCTTGCCGAGTGCTTCCAGCAGGTGGACTCATCCGAGCTCCGCGAGAAGGTGATCAACGGCGATCCGTGCGTTATTATCTCCACAAGCGGGATGCTCAACGGCGGACCGGTCATGGAATACCTCCTTAACCTTGCCGAGGATGAGAAGAATGCGCTCGTCTTTGTCGGGTACCAGGCTGATGGAACGCAGGGCAGGCGCATCCAGAAGGGGTGGCGCGAGGTACCCCTGGGCCGGAAGGGCACGATCACAATTAACCTCGAGATTGACACCATCGACGGCTTCTCAGGGCACTCTGACAGGCGCCAGCTGATGAACTACATCGGCCAGATCCAGCCCCGGCCCGAGAAGATCTTCTGTATTCACGGCGATGAGAACAACACCATCGATCTTGCCAGTTCCATCTACAAACGTTACCATATCCAGACGCACTCTCCGATGAACCTGGAAACGTACCGCATGGTATAA
- a CDS encoding CBS domain-containing protein, whose protein sequence is MLVKDYMTSDVVHVDIPGNRDDVLKILKRTGISGVPVLKNKKLVGIITRKDLLRKPEETQLGLLMTSKPITIGPDADIREAARLLVSHRIRRLPVVEDNKLIGLISVADLIHAIAQMKIKDEIKDLYTSTTFALWEDTPLPLVGRVMEISGVDAIPILNSDSVLQGIISERDLIRHSSIEDSVGVSDFSNGTDDDEWTWESIRDNHSISFGISRVQLPNRPVKLAMVKNVVAVPKNSEVSECALKMRRSRVDQLPVVNGDKRLSAMLFDRELIRALCKEDTE, encoded by the coding sequence ATGCTTGTTAAAGACTACATGACGTCCGATGTCGTCCATGTCGATATCCCCGGCAACCGCGACGATGTTCTCAAGATCCTCAAACGCACCGGCATCTCAGGAGTACCCGTTCTCAAGAACAAGAAGCTGGTCGGCATCATCACCCGTAAGGATCTCCTGCGAAAACCCGAGGAAACCCAGCTCGGCCTCCTCATGACCTCAAAGCCGATAACCATCGGCCCTGATGCAGATATCCGGGAGGCGGCCCGGCTGCTGGTTTCCCACCGGATCCGAAGGTTACCGGTGGTAGAGGACAACAAGCTGATCGGCCTGATCTCAGTTGCCGACCTCATCCACGCGATTGCCCAGATGAAGATAAAAGATGAGATCAAAGATCTCTATACAAGTACAACCTTTGCACTCTGGGAAGACACCCCGCTCCCGCTTGTAGGAAGGGTCATGGAGATCTCCGGTGTGGACGCAATCCCGATCCTCAATTCTGACAGTGTCCTCCAGGGCATCATCTCAGAACGTGACCTGATCCGGCACTCGTCAATCGAAGACTCTGTCGGCGTTTCCGACTTCTCGAACGGTACAGATGATGACGAGTGGACCTGGGAGAGCATCCGCGACAACCACTCCATCAGTTTTGGCATCTCCCGGGTGCAGCTGCCCAACCGGCCGGTGAAACTGGCCATGGTAAAGAATGTCGTGGCAGTTCCCAAGAACTCCGAAGTGAGCGAATGTGCGCTCAAGATGCGGAGATCGCGGGTCGACCAGCTCCCGGTGGTCAACGGGGATAAAAGGCTGTCAGCCATGCTCTTTGACCGGGAACTTATCCGGGCCCTCTGCAAAGAGGATACGGAATAA
- a CDS encoding MFS transporter: MKAYLAVICLGVFALMALSNAIVPVLPAFAPGAAEEGAIYAAYFLGAFLFTLPGGILSDRYGRVPVIRAGLVLTVISGALLFCASGPLPVIALRFIEGLGAGLFIAAGMSYINSQPNHTRLSGYYLAMLNVGLVAGLAISGWLATRFSEPALGIGVFTLISLGALAAGLIIRETPVAHSCTAASPRQDLRGIAALIRAHVRLWYSAIVLVGITGVISSLYPGFSKEPADVLGIWLAAMSVATIITVLVISRFPLPARDTIRWSAVLMAGGVLLSFVSPFGFVVLGALAGIVMVAQMAILAGEQDRQGLVMGLFSTASYLGMTILPFIAGILAEGAGYPYAFVFTAILGGTVAFLICGRRCNPAPTGM, encoded by the coding sequence ATGAAGGCATACCTCGCTGTCATTTGTCTGGGCGTCTTTGCGCTGATGGCACTTTCAAATGCGATCGTCCCGGTGCTTCCTGCATTTGCACCGGGAGCGGCAGAGGAGGGCGCCATCTATGCTGCCTATTTTCTTGGTGCCTTCCTCTTCACGCTCCCCGGGGGCATTCTTTCCGACAGATACGGCAGGGTGCCGGTGATCCGCGCCGGCCTTGTGCTGACGGTGATAAGCGGGGCCCTGCTTTTCTGCGCATCGGGGCCCCTGCCGGTGATCGCGCTTCGCTTCATTGAGGGTCTCGGAGCCGGTCTTTTTATCGCGGCAGGGATGTCGTATATCAACTCGCAACCAAACCACACCCGCCTGAGTGGTTATTACCTGGCCATGCTCAATGTGGGGCTGGTGGCCGGTCTTGCGATTTCGGGATGGCTTGCCACCCGGTTTAGTGAGCCAGCACTGGGAATCGGCGTTTTTACCCTAATTTCCCTTGGGGCACTTGCCGCAGGCCTCATCATCCGCGAAACACCGGTGGCACATTCCTGCACCGCTGCCAGCCCCCGACAGGATCTCCGGGGGATTGCCGCGCTCATTCGTGCCCATGTACGGTTGTGGTATTCTGCGATTGTCCTTGTGGGGATCACCGGCGTGATCTCGTCACTGTACCCGGGTTTCTCAAAAGAACCGGCAGATGTCCTTGGTATCTGGCTCGCGGCGATGAGCGTGGCTACAATTATTACGGTGCTGGTGATCTCCCGATTTCCCCTGCCTGCACGGGATACTATCCGGTGGTCAGCGGTCCTTATGGCCGGGGGGGTTCTTCTCTCCTTTGTTTCTCCCTTTGGTTTTGTGGTGCTCGGGGCCCTTGCCGGTATCGTGATGGTTGCCCAGATGGCGATCCTCGCAGGAGAACAGGACCGGCAGGGGCTGGTCATGGGCCTGTTTTCTACCGCAAGTTACCTGGGTATGACTATCCTGCCGTTTATTGCCGGGATCCTTGCTGAAGGAGCAGGGTATCCTTACGCATTCGTTTTCACCGCAATCCTTGGCGGAACGGTAGCATTTTTGATCTGCGGCAGGCGCTGCAACCCGGCCCCGACAGGAATGTAA
- a CDS encoding tetratricopeptide repeat protein, translating into MQMSTKAGMLVLVLLILIPAVAAEDATDWYTKAQNAASAGDYTDAVIYYTNAISLNPTYDAAYAGEAAALNSLGQYSAALTAANQALAIRSSPTALGAQADALFYLGRYNDAIGAYTNYTAVVTNQQSAYCNLAYSYVQVNYTTQALATYSQCTNLNPNDPLVWNQIGLVDMSLGKYTDALNAFNKATALTVNNAEIWNNKGEALVALGRYQDAVPCFNTALTLNPTYTAAQENLNAAMGKGQVYTYTMTPTPTESRWYLGGITPTSATPTEVAVSLENITQVVQTATPVTTIQATTPVPTRTTYTPLSPVPVLAGLGFAVFLLVRIRRGKNR; encoded by the coding sequence ATGCAGATGAGCACAAAAGCTGGTATGCTGGTCCTTGTTCTCCTTATTCTCATTCCCGCGGTGGCAGCTGAGGATGCTACGGACTGGTACACCAAAGCCCAGAACGCTGCTTCAGCAGGCGACTATACCGATGCAGTGATCTATTACACCAATGCAATCAGTCTCAATCCTACCTATGATGCCGCATACGCCGGGGAGGCGGCGGCACTTAATTCACTCGGGCAGTATTCCGCGGCACTTACCGCAGCAAACCAGGCCCTTGCAATCCGTTCAAGTCCCACAGCGCTTGGAGCGCAGGCGGATGCCCTTTTTTACCTGGGCAGGTACAATGACGCGATCGGGGCTTATACCAATTATACTGCAGTCGTAACCAATCAACAATCGGCATACTGCAATCTTGCATATTCCTATGTTCAGGTCAACTATACAACACAGGCACTTGCCACGTATTCCCAATGTACAAATCTTAACCCAAATGATCCATTGGTATGGAACCAGATTGGCCTTGTGGATATGTCCTTGGGCAAGTATACTGATGCCCTGAATGCATTTAACAAGGCAACTGCTCTTACCGTCAATAATGCTGAGATCTGGAACAACAAAGGAGAGGCACTTGTTGCACTGGGCCGGTATCAGGATGCAGTTCCCTGCTTTAACACCGCGCTCACGTTGAATCCGACCTACACTGCAGCACAGGAAAACCTGAATGCGGCCATGGGCAAGGGCCAGGTCTATACGTATACAATGACACCCACCCCGACAGAGTCCCGCTGGTACCTGGGAGGGATTACCCCAACAAGCGCAACCCCGACTGAAGTTGCAGTATCCCTTGAAAATATTACCCAGGTTGTCCAGACAGCAACGCCGGTTACTACAATCCAGGCAACAACACCTGTCCCGACACGGACCACGTATACGCCGCTCTCACCAGTTCCGGTGCTTGCGGGCCTTGGTTTTGCAGTATTCCTTCTGGTCCGGATCAGGAGAGGTAAGAACCGGTGA
- the psmB gene encoding archaeal proteasome endopeptidase complex subunit beta — protein sequence MPEQYQESMTGTTTVGLVFAGGVILATEKRATMGYMIASKRAKKVYQIADRIGMTIAGGVGDAQQLARIITVECNLYQIRRSREITVGAASTLLSNYLNQNRYFPYYVQLLVGGIDDHGPSVYSVDAMGGATKEEDIVSTGSGSPMAYGVLEDRYRPGMNEDEAVELAVRALRSAMKRDAGSGEGIHVVVITKDRYENVSEETIKKHLAKTIA from the coding sequence ATGCCTGAACAATATCAGGAATCTATGACAGGGACGACAACGGTAGGTCTGGTATTTGCCGGAGGGGTGATCCTTGCCACGGAGAAGCGTGCGACCATGGGATATATGATCGCAAGCAAGCGTGCAAAGAAGGTCTACCAGATCGCCGACCGTATCGGCATGACAATTGCCGGCGGGGTCGGGGATGCACAGCAGCTGGCCCGGATCATTACCGTTGAATGCAACCTGTACCAGATACGCAGGTCACGGGAGATCACGGTAGGGGCCGCATCTACGCTCCTTTCCAACTACTTAAACCAGAACCGGTACTTCCCGTACTACGTCCAGTTGCTGGTCGGCGGAATTGACGATCACGGGCCAAGCGTCTACTCGGTGGATGCAATGGGAGGGGCCACAAAGGAGGAGGACATTGTCTCCACCGGTTCCGGCTCGCCCATGGCCTACGGTGTGCTGGAAGACCGGTACCGCCCGGGGATGAACGAGGATGAGGCAGTCGAACTTGCGGTCCGTGCCCTGCGGTCGGCCATGAAGCGCGATGCCGGATCCGGCGAAGGAATCCATGTTGTGGTCATCACCAAAGACAGATACGAAAATGTCAGTGAGGAGACCATAAAAAAACACCTCGCCAAAACTATCGCATAA